The Bombus huntii isolate Logan2020A chromosome 6, iyBomHunt1.1, whole genome shotgun sequence genome window below encodes:
- the LOC126866874 gene encoding brain tumor protein: protein MASPTLSLESRANSIGSLASLSPLTVSGSSPPASDSAICDVDSCDLCLDSQKPGEAPCPRCRLGGAGGVRCTGCKSTESDAVARCFDCANFLCPNCVMAHQFMHCFEGHRVLNLGDSKLETVTTSSATTELPKNNLVINLHASGNSEKVPYCPRHKQEQKYFCRTCTALVCKECAIADHPGPLHDCAHISEVGSQQLEAMARVVQECKAKAADVRAAVKAADHGAARLQVQYHKAQNEINDTFQFYRSMLEERKQELLKELESVFSTKQISLGVLTQKANDMADKMLQTCEFVERLTKYATVTEVLMVKKLLDSKLQLLLSYTPDVAGQTADLEFVSNYQAIQVGVRNTFGYVRSNNESNAGPIGKQPPIARPTAMSNNGNGGSNANSGSSSIGTLGGLLLDRSYSNGLISSGSTCASSTSPSSFESNSTVITKRFSSANSLGPFPATISDLTLNSINANPYEKWSNGGSDAFPVVSTNDHFPMATSVVVAANAASSDPVLDLTSKLMSAAVIFPPKSQIKRQKMIYHCKFGEFGVMEGQFTEPSGVAVNAQNDIIVADTNNHRIQIFDKEGRFKFQFGECGKRDGQLLYPNRVAVVKTSGDIIVTERSPTHQIQIYNQYGQFVRKFGANILQHPRGVTVDSKGRIVVVECKVMRVIIFDQTGNVLQKFGCSKHLEFPNGVVVNDKQEIFISDNRAHCVKVFNYEGAYLRQIGGEGITNYPIGVGINAVGEILIADNHNNFNLTIFTQDGQLVSALESKVKHAQCFDVALMDDGSVVLASKDYRLYIYRYVQVPPIGM from the coding sequence ATGGCCTCGCCGACACTCTCGCTGGAATCGCGCGCGAATTCCATCGGATCCCTAGCCTCGCTGTCCCCGCTTACAGTGAGCGGCAGTTCCCCGCCTGCGAGCGACTCTGCGATCTGTGACGTCGACAGCTGCGACCTTTGCCTCGACTCGCAGAAACCTGGAGAGGCACCCTGTCCGCGGTGCCGATTAGGAGGCGCCGGTGGAGTTCGTTGTACCGGTTGCAAGTCCACGGAATCCGACGCTGTAGCTCGTTGCTTCGACTGTGCGAATTTTCTCTGCCCAAATTGCGTGATGGCGCACCAATTTATGCATTGCTTCGAGGGCCATCGCGTGCTCAATCTAGGCGACTCGAAGCTGGAAACGGTGACCACCAGCTCCGCTACCACCGAACTCCCGAAGAACAATCTGGTGATCAATCTTCACGCTAGCGGAAACAGCGAGAAAGTACCTTACTGTCCCCGGCACAAGCAGGAGCAAAAATACTTCTGCCGTACTTGCACAGCGTTAGTCTGCAAAGAGTGCGCCATCGCCGATCATCCTGGCCCGTTGCATGACTGCGCGCACATCTCCGAGGTAGGGTCGCAGCAGCTGGAAGCGATGGCACGAGTGGTTCAGGAGTGCAAAGCGAAAGCCGCGGACGTGAGAGCTGCCGTGAAGGCAGCCGATCACGGCGCAGCGCGACTACAAGTGCAGTATCACAAGGCGCAGAACGAGATCAACGACACTTTCCAGTTCTATCGATCGATGCTGGAGGAACGTAAGCAAGAACTGCTGAAGGAGCTGGAATCGGTCTTCTCCACCAAACAAATATCTCTCGGCGTTCTGACGCAGAAAGCCAACGACATGGCCGACAAGATGCTGCAGACCTGCGAGTTCGTCGAACGATTGACCAAGTACGCCACCGTTACCGAAGTGCTGATGGTGAAGAAACTTCTCGACTCGAAGCTACAGTTGCTGCTCAGTTACACGCCGGACGTCGCCGGTCAGACTGCCGACCTCGAGTTCGTCAGCAACTACCAGGCCATTCAGGTAGGCGTGCGAAACACGTTCGGCTACGTTCGTAGCAACAACGAGAGCAACGCCGGCCCGATCGGCAAACAGCCACCCATCGCTCGACCAACAGCGATGTCGAACAACGGGAACGGCGGAAGCAACGCCAACAGTGGATCTAGTAGCATCGGTACTTTGGGTGGTTTGCTCCTGGATCGATCTTACAGCAACGGCCTGATATCATCCGGCTCTACCTGCGCTTCGTCCACGTCGCCATCGTCCTTCGAGTCCAATAGCACGGTGATCACGAAGCGTTTCAGCTCGGCCAACAGCCTGGGCCCGTTCCCCGCCACAATCAGCGACCTCACTTTGAACAGTATAAACGCGAATCCTTACGAGAAATGGAGCAACGGAGGCAGCGACGCCTTTCCGGTGGTGTCCACGAACGACCACTTTCCAATGGCGACGTCCGTCGTTGTGGCAGCGAACGCCGCGTCCTCCGACCCCGTTTTAGACCTGACGTCGAAACTGATGTCCGCCGCCGTGATATTCCCACCGAAATCGCAGATCAAGCGACAGAAGATGATCTATCATTGCAAGTTTGGCGAGTTCGGGGTAATGGAGGGACAGTTCACCGAGCCGTCCGGGGTCGCGGTGAACGCGCAGAACGACATTATCGTGGCCGACACGAACAATCATCGAATCCAAATATTCGACAAAGAAGGCAGATTTAAATTCCAATTCGGCGAGTGTGGAAAACGCGACGGCCAGTTGCTGTACCCGAACCGAGTGGCCGTGGTGAAAACGTCCGGCGACATAATCGTTACCGAACGCTCGCCGACCCATCAGATACAAATATACAACCAGTACGGTCAGTTCGTGCGTAAATTTGGGGCGAACATCTTGCAGCATCCGCGCGGTGTAACGGTCGACTCGAAGGGACGCATAGTCGTCGTGGAATGCAAAGTGATGCGCGTGATAATTTTCGACCAGACCGGCAACGTGCTTCAGAAGTTCGGTTGCTCGAAGCACCTGGAGTTTCCAAACGGAGTTGTGGTAAACGACAAACAGGAGATATTCATCAGCGACAATCGCGCGCATTGCGTGAAGGTGTTCAATTACGAGGGCGCCTATCTGCGACAGATCGGCGGAGAAGGGATCACCAACTACCCGATCGGGGTAGGGATCAACGCCGTCGGCGAGATACTGATAGCAGACAATCATAATAACTTCAATCTGACCATCTTCACTCAAGACGGTCAACTGGTTTCCGCTCTGGAGAGCAAGGTCAAGCATGCCCAATGTTTCGATGTGGCTTTAATGGACGACGGATCGGTCGTGCTAGCCAGCAAGGATTATCGACTCTACATTTATCGTTACGTACAAGTACCGCCGATCGGCATGTAG